The nucleotide sequence AGCAGGGTCCCCAAACCCCGTGAGGGTCCCCAAAGCCGGGGGGAGCCCCCTCAGCGCTCACCTTGGGGGTCTGGCCTCTCACTTTGCCGGCGCGGGCAAGGGAGCCGTGCACCTTACCTGGGGGGAGAAAGGAAATCAGGGTGTTGGGGGGGCCGTTTTCCTAATTAATAGCCGATAATTAGCGGCCCCCCCCCCCGGAATTACCGCCCAGCAGGCGCGTGGAGAGGTCCAGGGTGGTGAATtcggggagggggctctgccccagcacgGCCTCATCATCGTCCAGGGGGGTCCCGGCGTGGAGCAGCACTTGGTCCTCGGGGGGGATCCCCGAAAGCTCGGCCACCCTCTCCTGGGGGAGGGGGACAAACAGGGGGggtcagcaccccaaaatctgggggggattggggagggggacagcCCGAATTTGGGGGCTC is from Haemorhous mexicanus isolate bHaeMex1 chromosome 35 unlocalized genomic scaffold, bHaeMex1.pri SUPER_35_unloc_3, whole genome shotgun sequence and encodes:
- the LOC132322717 gene encoding ubiquitin-like FUBI-ribosomal protein eS30 fusion protein; the encoded protein is MQLFIRGQTLLTLELSGSETLAQIKERVAELSGIPPEDQVLLHAGTPLDDDEAVLGQSPLPEFTTLDLSTRLLGGKVHGSLARAGKVRGQTPKVAKQEKKKKKTGRAKRRMQYNRRFVNVVPTFGKKKGPNANS